In Methanosphaera sp. ISO3-F5, a genomic segment contains:
- a CDS encoding carboxypeptidase regulatory-like domain-containing protein has translation MNINSKHIIFFVALIITLISVASAADINDTTLSSDVTTSTTSPDTQQTDTNVITQNNNNHEIKNTQQTTKNVVQTENSSQTRNTTPTTYNLNNSNFDEYITVAGLNTVINDGDILNFTENISRTSTNYTVDKPININGNGFTLDLNTIYGYNLPSLDPTWIEFNHGASNSNITNLKFHNTQVFTTTASNITFDNINVTVENQGVGMSTGYFSMRNGVINITVKNSYFYAVNNTGCSAVVITLGENCTIDNNTVMGSGKVGNLIYLNMYGAINNANNITKNRANKITNNIISCTDGENICWGITVTGPRNVIENNTIDITPGQYGITTTWSGSYDNETDPDDTHNVTYYGNKYINNTVNGKFSTGNYSIIENNTINGASTINGHAHVTNNTFLAGVSLHNNVRFHSNDATGQTITVQKANSCFKDSIIGTLTLTNKAKYTYDCGGNTIGTITQNLYTNYFKNCSGNCPNCGSTGSKLLSKLSTKQLKTDSNAEIIYQGTVVTSNDLTIYNNGTVEIILEGENARNVLLYGQNPYQSKINEQTIDITDIVIYVNSNSFSTGGNQYDMKSFKLNFDNKENINLKVIGAITKKGGLEINGGWKTVTYENLKIISDYNEDTDRDIALILNGDNITLRNITYTSTSTGAAAMAIFAGYTDNTGVSGGVLIRGNNIMIENSEFSISQEEFINITEWGLDPEDFPNDFHNYGFFFYKANNITFRNNNFLFLSMDKDSSIESRKYSPILGGNVTTLSLVDNEVNVRYVPGIKLVTNNSLFENNTITVQHADNTIELTGDNNIVRYNTLTSKSGEGDSTVVVTGENNVVEQNPKVEPKTIIVTQDNVEDVFGGESHTLGADVNPGDTLDFQGLIDKNHSLVINKPVTVVSTTEDAVIRLHTVAGSLMGDDPGNCFVINKGASGSYVSGLRLENTECWVYNLYNATLYNMTMYVKDARVGSGVGQTSLRFCNNVTMDSCYIYTENNGGSSSFVWTGCNNCTIINSTVQAEGKVGNLLYVGNPFNTDDKPADYVMTNFDNKVINCTVLGGSGGTSNPLQNGGQRTLVQGNKFYSGGSAGVAAFGVTGATATLVDNEFYRTVSMYLTAGSTAYNNVFYGTGSTTVQANAQVYNNTLNAVTISGADVLFENNTVKGKLTVNQPTNVKDNNLADVQVGTNGKNSNITNNNVTGTITSGAANVVIDSNNITTTNDNTVVVTGANNTVTNNILYTRTKAGDETLNVKNDTTVEENIPESGEEFELTDENYLKFFDTNGNLINTNVTNYSTLTFKGEFNNKVFKFNDIILSLTGEEAVINNGYISTDNGAIVALENVVFNNTREGIPNSVLLNSDGNLVRNVTVYRTSNSGISREIMVNGDKNSILSNKFDLTIPVENIDYSEYPFAMSNASAISVTGSENIINSNTITVRNSTTGTGTISVIDLASRTKSSGNTVNSNTIVAESTGYLYGINLGSNTDANTINSNNIKLSSDVYTAGIQIGYSPAKDNTINSNTINLTSPIAYGVLASAYEGEITGTTVNSNKVYISANQGVGIELCGSIPESINDATINSNTIVVDGNYCIGIAVSGSDIEVNENTITVTGTRNDTDETSYDIIKPTTSGIILYNSENIEALNNVITAENGANIILNGTSNSKVTRTTNNKKINTENGANIVLDNSNNNLIDNQIAYTTSEYAVILTNSSNNNITNNNLNASNINGGDAAISMDENSKDNYLYNNIPVFGVLTDETYSTFFDENSTYKFPEGINILSLGGNLHNKDLIFTNNITFVNAGNYTIYNGTIIVNDVEGSRYDDRFVRFNNININNTDKPVFIGNLSTDQQRNIEFRGGVFTVTGDNITAFESVHGPKTYTVLDVQYATVIMDGKDVTAFKMSRDEYTQNDYLDVEKSNITLKSTGKNTAFEVINTNLDILGNNITQTGSDVFTAYIENAYANGKFFGENNINASGEKVAILILNETQGNNPTIGNNNITATSPNPVPAITIITSKNSYVGQGQYTYSSYNYPNTIIINAENGEVPIVNIIGNGYVRNNFIMSNDLYGAEGVNATTISNITPTRTSINITAPEQAKVFDKITINVTTTNATTTSDGMIILKINDEIVANTTKTTLSYTYTANNNETLNIVAEYIYKHTGFVSGTANATVTLVNFNDTLTLDANKPFLNENLTITGTLIDENNNPICNATITIDINGNKVNVTTDTEGKYNYTTTPIEGNNTITVKFDGNNSYISREESKTVFVVDLEKYLQVDELNKTIQEQNKTIEELNKSNTDLKDKLQDANKQIDSLNKNITNLNNQIKDLNNKNKDLQDKLTAANNKINTQEKQIKDLQDQLNKANDKVNTQEKQIKDLTDKLNNADKTIANQNKTIQDLNNQVSQLNNKIKNLTTKTNTKITVNKIATGKYASTVTINGTLTDANNKAINNGVVTIKLNTGTIKVVTNSKGIYAYKTTNAKVGTNNVTVTFTATDKYAASTAKTTFKLNKATPTLKINPISAVKFKDSVKITGSLIGANNKVISNANIILKINKKSVTVKTAKDGSFTYTTKATAMGTNNITATYNGNGNFNKVSKKVTFKVNKQSLILTVDRVASGLKFKDPLVVSGRLVDGNNKAVVNTMVSLKFNGKTYKAKTDKNGYYKVTTRATTMGKNNVTASYAGNTKYNKATAKTTFTVAKQDIIITFDKVSYNNGKVTISGTFTDRNRHALMNSLARITLNGKQGTAKTNNKGTFTYTTKAKQGTYKVTLAYPGNDRYNAYSKTSTVKTA, from the coding sequence AGTGGCAAAGTAGGAAACCTCATATATCTAAATATGTATGGAGCAATCAACAATGCTAACAACATTACCAAAAACAGAGCAAACAAAATAACCAACAACATTATTTCTTGTACTGATGGAGAAAACATTTGTTGGGGTATCACAGTAACTGGACCAAGAAACGTTATCGAAAACAATACAATAGATATAACACCAGGACAATATGGTATAACAACCACATGGTCTGGAAGCTACGATAACGAAACAGATCCAGACGATACACACAATGTTACATACTATGGTAACAAATACATCAATAATACAGTTAATGGTAAATTCTCAACAGGAAACTACAGTATAATAGAAAACAACACAATAAATGGTGCAAGTACAATCAATGGACATGCTCATGTGACAAACAACACATTCCTTGCAGGAGTTTCACTACACAACAATGTACGTTTCCACTCAAACGATGCAACAGGACAAACTATAACTGTACAAAAAGCCAATAGTTGCTTCAAAGATAGTATTATTGGTACATTAACATTAACCAATAAAGCAAAATACACTTATGATTGTGGTGGAAATACAATTGGAACTATAACACAAAACTTATATACAAATTACTTTAAAAACTGTTCTGGTAATTGCCCAAATTGTGGTTCTACAGGCAGCAAACTTTTATCTAAACTTTCAACCAAACAATTAAAAACAGATTCCAATGCTGAAATAATTTATCAAGGAACTGTAGTAACATCTAATGATTTGACTATTTATAATAATGGTACTGTTGAAATCATATTGGAAGGTGAAAATGCTAGAAATGTTTTATTATATGGTCAAAATCCTTATCAATCAAAAATTAATGAACAAACAATAGATATAACAGATATTGTTATATATGTGAATTCAAATTCATTTTCAACTGGTGGGAACCAATATGATATGAAATCATTTAAATTAAATTTTGATAATAAAGAAAATATCAATCTTAAAGTTATTGGTGCTATAACCAAAAAAGGTGGTTTGGAAATAAATGGCGGTTGGAAAACTGTGACCTATGAAAATTTAAAAATCATATCTGATTATAATGAAGATACTGATAGGGATATAGCTTTAATATTAAATGGAGATAATATCACATTAAGAAACATCACTTATACTTCTACATCAACAGGTGCAGCTGCAATGGCAATTTTTGCTGGGTATACTGATAACACAGGAGTGTCTGGAGGAGTATTAATACGTGGTAATAATATTATGATAGAAAATTCAGAATTTAGTATCAGTCAAGAAGAATTTATAAATATTACAGAATGGGGATTAGATCCAGAGGATTTCCCTAATGATTTCCATAATTATGGATTTTTCTTTTATAAAGCAAATAATATAACATTTAGAAACAATAATTTCCTATTTTTAAGTATGGATAAAGATAGTAGTATAGAATCAAGAAAATACAGTCCAATACTTGGAGGAAATGTAACTACTTTGTCTTTAGTTGATAATGAAGTTAATGTTAGATATGTTCCTGGTATAAAACTGGTTACAAACAATTCGCTCTTTGAAAACAACACGATAACAGTACAACATGCAGATAACACCATTGAACTTACAGGTGACAACAACATTGTACGCTACAACACTCTCACATCCAAATCTGGTGAAGGTGATAGTACTGTTGTAGTAACTGGAGAGAACAATGTAGTTGAACAGAATCCTAAGGTTGAACCTAAAACCATTATTGTAACACAAGATAATGTTGAAGATGTATTTGGTGGTGAAAGTCACACACTAGGTGCTGATGTGAATCCTGGTGATACACTTGATTTCCAGGGATTAATTGATAAAAATCATTCACTTGTAATTAACAAGCCTGTAACTGTTGTTTCAACTACCGAAGATGCAGTTATAAGATTACACACTGTTGCTGGTAGTCTTATGGGTGATGACCCTGGTAACTGTTTTGTTATAAATAAGGGTGCATCCGGTTCTTATGTAAGTGGTTTACGCTTAGAAAATACTGAATGCTGGGTATACAACCTTTACAATGCTACACTCTACAATATGACAATGTATGTAAAGGATGCTCGTGTTGGTAGTGGTGTAGGTCAAACCTCACTTAGATTCTGTAATAATGTAACCATGGACAGCTGTTACATTTACACTGAAAATAATGGTGGTAGTTCATCATTTGTATGGACTGGATGTAACAACTGTACAATAATAAACTCAACAGTACAAGCTGAAGGAAAAGTTGGAAACCTATTATATGTTGGTAACCCTTTCAACACTGATGATAAACCAGCAGATTACGTGATGACTAACTTTGACAATAAAGTTATAAACTGTACAGTATTAGGTGGATCTGGTGGAACAAGTAATCCATTACAAAATGGTGGTCAGCGTACTTTAGTACAGGGAAATAAATTTTATTCTGGTGGTTCAGCAGGTGTTGCAGCATTTGGTGTAACTGGTGCAACTGCTACATTAGTTGACAATGAATTTTATAGAACTGTTAGTATGTATTTAACTGCAGGTTCTACTGCTTATAATAATGTATTCTATGGTACTGGTAGTACAACTGTACAAGCAAATGCTCAAGTATACAATAACACATTAAATGCTGTTACCATTAGTGGTGCAGATGTTTTATTTGAAAACAATACAGTTAAAGGTAAACTCACAGTTAACCAGCCAACAAACGTTAAAGACAACAACTTAGCAGATGTACAAGTAGGTACAAATGGTAAAAACTCAAACATTACAAATAACAATGTAACAGGTACAATCACATCTGGTGCAGCAAATGTAGTTATTGATTCAAACAACATCACAACAACCAATGATAACACAGTAGTTGTAACAGGTGCAAACAACACTGTAACTAATAATATATTATATACCAGAACAAAAGCTGGTGATGAAACACTTAATGTTAAAAATGACACAACCGTTGAAGAAAACATTCCAGAATCGGGTGAAGAATTTGAATTAACTGATGAGAATTATTTAAAATTCTTTGACACTAACGGTAATCTTATAAATACAAATGTTACAAATTATTCAACATTAACATTCAAAGGAGAATTTAATAATAAAGTATTCAAATTTAACGACATAATACTATCACTTACTGGTGAGGAAGCTGTTATAAATAATGGATACATTTCAACCGATAATGGTGCAATTGTAGCACTTGAAAATGTGGTATTTAACAATACCCGTGAAGGTATTCCTAACAGTGTATTATTAAATTCTGATGGTAACCTTGTTAGAAATGTAACTGTATACAGAACATCCAATAGTGGTATTTCTCGTGAAATTATGGTTAATGGAGACAAAAACAGTATATTATCCAACAAGTTTGACTTAACTATTCCTGTAGAAAATATTGATTACAGTGAATATCCATTTGCAATGTCTAATGCTAGTGCAATAAGTGTAACCGGTTCAGAAAACATTATTAATTCAAATACTATAACAGTTAGGAACAGTACAACAGGTACTGGTACTATATCTGTGATTGACCTTGCAAGCAGAACTAAAAGTAGTGGTAACACAGTTAACTCAAACACTATTGTAGCTGAAAGCACAGGATATCTTTACGGTATAAATCTTGGATCTAATACTGATGCAAATACTATTAACAGTAATAATATAAAATTAAGCTCTGACGTATATACTGCAGGTATTCAAATAGGATACTCCCCAGCAAAAGATAACACTATTAACTCTAATACTATAAATCTTACAAGTCCAATAGCTTACGGAGTACTTGCAAGTGCATATGAAGGAGAAATAACTGGTACAACAGTCAATTCAAACAAAGTATACATAAGTGCTAATCAAGGTGTTGGTATTGAATTATGTGGTTCAATCCCAGAATCAATTAATGATGCAACAATAAACAGTAACACTATAGTAGTTGATGGTAATTACTGTATTGGTATAGCAGTATCAGGTAGTGATATTGAGGTTAATGAAAACACTATAACAGTAACTGGTACAAGAAATGATACTGATGAAACATCATATGACATAATCAAACCTACAACATCTGGTATAATACTTTACAACTCAGAAAATATTGAAGCATTAAACAATGTTATAACTGCAGAAAATGGTGCAAACATTATATTAAATGGTACAAGCAATTCCAAGGTTACCAGAACAACTAATAATAAAAAGATTAACACAGAAAATGGTGCAAACATTGTATTAGATAATTCAAACAATAACCTTATCGATAATCAGATAGCATACACTACCAGTGAATATGCAGTAATATTAACCAACTCATCAAACAACAACATTACAAACAACAACCTTAATGCAAGTAACATTAACGGTGGTGATGCTGCAATAAGTATGGATGAAAACAGTAAAGACAATTACCTCTACAACAATATTCCAGTATTCGGAGTATTAACTGATGAAACATACTCAACATTCTTCGATGAAAACAGCACATACAAATTCCCAGAAGGAATAAATATATTATCATTAGGTGGCAACTTACACAACAAAGATTTAATCTTCACAAACAATATAACATTTGTAAACGCTGGAAACTATACAATATACAATGGTACAATCATAGTAAATGATGTTGAAGGTTCAAGATATGATGACAGATTTGTACGTTTCAATAACATTAACATAAACAACACAGACAAACCAGTATTTATTGGAAATCTTTCAACAGATCAGCAAAGAAATATTGAATTTAGAGGTGGAGTATTCACAGTTACCGGTGATAATATAACAGCATTTGAATCAGTACATGGACCTAAAACATACACTGTATTAGATGTTCAGTACGCAACTGTTATCATGGATGGTAAAGATGTAACAGCATTCAAAATGAGTAGAGATGAATATACCCAAAATGATTATCTGGATGTGGAAAAATCCAATATTACATTAAAATCAACAGGTAAAAACACAGCATTTGAAGTAATAAACACAAACCTGGACATACTAGGAAACAATATAACACAGACAGGTTCAGACGTATTTACAGCATATATAGAAAATGCATATGCTAATGGTAAATTCTTTGGAGAAAATAATATTAACGCATCCGGAGAAAAAGTAGCAATACTAATATTAAATGAAACCCAAGGAAACAACCCAACAATAGGAAACAACAACATTACAGCTACAAGTCCTAACCCAGTTCCTGCAATAACAATAATCACTTCTAAAAATTCATATGTAGGACAAGGACAATACACATACTCATCATACAACTATCCAAACACAATCATCATAAACGCAGAAAACGGTGAAGTACCAATAGTAAACATAATAGGAAACGGTTATGTGAGAAACAACTTCATAATGTCAAATGATTTATACGGAGCAGAAGGAGTAAATGCAACAACAATATCCAATATTACACCAACAAGAACAAGCATAAACATCACAGCACCAGAACAAGCAAAAGTATTTGATAAAATAACAATCAACGTAACAACAACAAATGCAACAACAACATCTGATGGTATGATAATACTAAAAATTAATGATGAAATAGTTGCAAACACTACTAAAACTACACTATCATATACATACACAGCTAACAATAATGAAACATTAAATATTGTAGCAGAATACATTTACAAACATACAGGATTTGTATCAGGTACTGCAAATGCAACAGTAACTCTTGTAAACTTTAATGACACATTAACATTAGATGCAAATAAACCATTCTTAAATGAAAACTTAACCATTACAGGAACACTCATTGATGAAAATAATAATCCAATATGTAATGCAACAATTACAATTGACATAAATGGTAATAAAGTTAATGTTACAACAGATACTGAAGGTAAATATAATTACACAACAACACCAATTGAAGGAAATAACACTATCACAGTAAAATTTGATGGAAATAATTCTTATATTTCCAGAGAAGAATCAAAAACCGTGTTTGTTGTAGACTTAGAAAAATATTTACAAGTAGATGAATTAAACAAAACAATACAAGAACAAAATAAAACAATAGAAGAATTAAATAAAAGCAATACTGATTTAAAAGATAAACTACAAGATGCAAACAAACAAATAGACTCATTAAACAAGAACATAACCAACCTCAACAATCAAATCAAAGACTTAAACAATAAAAACAAAGACCTACAAGACAAGTTAACCGCAGCAAACAACAAGATAAACACACAGGAAAAACAAATCAAAGACTTACAAGACCAACTAAACAAAGCAAACGACAAAGTAAACACTCAAGAAAAACAAATCAAAGACTTAACCGATAAACTTAACAATGCAGATAAAACCATTGCAAACCAAAACAAAACAATACAAGACTTAAATAACCAAGTATCACAACTAAACAATAAAATTAAAAATTTAACTACAAAAACCAACACAAAAATAACAGTCAACAAGATTGCAACAGGAAAATATGCAAGTACTGTAACTATCAACGGTACATTAACTGACGCAAACAACAAAGCAATAAACAACGGTGTAGTAACAATTAAACTAAACACTGGAACAATAAAAGTAGTAACAAACAGCAAGGGCATATACGCTTATAAAACTACCAACGCAAAAGTTGGAACAAATAACGTTACAGTAACATTCACAGCTACAGATAAATATGCTGCAAGCACTGCTAAAACAACATTCAAATTAAACAAAGCAACACCAACACTCAAAATCAACCCTATCAGTGCAGTTAAATTCAAAGATTCTGTTAAAATAACTGGTTCACTAATAGGTGCAAACAATAAAGTAATAAGTAATGCAAATATAATACTTAAAATCAATAAAAAATCAGTAACTGTAAAAACTGCTAAGGATGGATCATTCACTTACACAACTAAAGCAACAGCTATGGGTACAAATAATATAACTGCAACATACAATGGTAACGGTAACTTTAATAAGGTAAGTAAAAAAGTTACTTTCAAAGTAAATAAACAGAGCCTCATCTTAACTGTTGACAGAGTTGCTAGTGGACTTAAATTTAAGGATCCACTGGTAGTTAGTGGAAGACTCGTAGATGGTAATAACAAAGCAGTAGTTAACACCATGGTAAGCTTAAAATTCAATGGTAAAACATATAAGGCAAAAACAGACAAAAACGGTTACTACAAAGTAACAACTCGTGCAACCACTATGGGTAAAAACAATGTAACAGCATCCTATGCTGGAAACACTAAATACAACAAGGCAACTGCTAAAACCACATTCACTGTAGCAAAACAGGACATTATCATAACCTTTGATAAAGTAAGTTACAACAATGGTAAAGTTACAATAAGTGGTACATTCACTGACCGTAACAGACACGCACTCATGAACAGCCTAGCAAGAATCACATTAAACGGCAAACAAGGAACAGCAAAAACCAACAACAAAGGAACATTCACATACACCACAAAAGCAAAACAGGGAACATACAAAGTAACACTCGCATACCCTGGTAATGACCGTTATAATGCTTACAGTAAAACAAGTACTGTGAAAACAGCTTAA